The following proteins are encoded in a genomic region of Dyadobacter sp. UC 10:
- a CDS encoding sulfatase family protein — MFRIVLASIAFFIICLLTGFQAATPVAKSPNIVLFFIDDLGYGDLSVTGALGYKTPNLDKLAAEGTRFTNFMAAQAVCSASRAALLTGCYPNRLGVSGAFGPASKVGLNPKEETIAELVKAKGYATGIFGKWHLGSEQEFLPLQQGFDEYFGIPYSHDMWPLHPWQERAKYPPLHWIEGNKPGKEIKTLDDASELTPRITERAVSFIRKNKNKPFFLYVPHPLPHVPLAASPQFRGKSERGIFGDVLMELDWSVGEIMKELKNQGIDGNTLVIFTSDNGPWLNYGDHAGSSGGFREGKGTSFEGGQREPCIIRWPGVVPAGRVSNKLLSTLDVLPTIARITGASLPKEKIDGIDFTDLLKGDDTRTPREQFLYYYRKNSLEAVRKHNWKLVFEHPGRTYEGSLPGKNGQPGPSPEDHVFPKALYDLTRDPGERYNVLDQHPDVVTDLERIAEAAREDLGDDLQQRTGKNARPAGQVMR, encoded by the coding sequence ATGTTCCGAATCGTTTTAGCTTCCATTGCTTTTTTTATCATCTGTTTACTGACAGGATTTCAGGCGGCAACGCCGGTTGCTAAGTCGCCTAATATCGTACTCTTTTTTATCGATGATCTCGGTTATGGCGATCTGTCGGTGACGGGCGCACTCGGTTACAAAACTCCGAATTTGGACAAACTGGCTGCGGAAGGTACGCGATTTACGAATTTTATGGCGGCCCAGGCCGTTTGCAGCGCATCCAGAGCAGCTTTGCTCACCGGATGTTACCCAAACAGGCTCGGGGTTTCGGGCGCATTTGGCCCTGCTTCAAAAGTGGGCCTGAATCCGAAAGAAGAGACAATTGCGGAACTTGTAAAGGCAAAGGGATATGCAACCGGTATTTTCGGGAAATGGCACCTGGGCAGCGAACAAGAATTTTTGCCCCTGCAGCAAGGTTTCGATGAGTATTTCGGGATTCCCTATTCACACGATATGTGGCCGCTGCATCCCTGGCAGGAACGGGCAAAATACCCTCCGTTACACTGGATTGAAGGCAATAAACCGGGCAAAGAGATTAAAACACTGGATGATGCCAGTGAGCTGACACCCAGGATCACAGAGCGTGCCGTTTCTTTCATTCGTAAAAACAAAAACAAGCCGTTCTTCTTATATGTACCTCATCCGCTTCCTCACGTGCCGCTGGCAGCGTCGCCGCAGTTCAGGGGCAAATCTGAAAGAGGCATTTTCGGAGATGTTTTAATGGAGCTTGACTGGTCGGTAGGGGAGATTATGAAAGAACTGAAAAATCAGGGCATTGACGGGAATACATTGGTCATTTTTACCAGTGACAATGGTCCCTGGCTAAATTATGGTGACCATGCGGGCTCATCGGGTGGGTTCCGTGAAGGGAAAGGAACTTCGTTTGAAGGAGGGCAGCGCGAACCCTGTATTATCCGATGGCCAGGTGTAGTGCCCGCGGGCCGCGTTTCCAACAAGCTGCTTTCCACGCTCGATGTTCTGCCTACCATTGCGCGGATTACAGGCGCCAGCCTGCCGAAAGAGAAGATCGATGGTATTGATTTTACGGATCTCTTAAAAGGCGACGATACCCGAACGCCCCGTGAGCAATTTCTATATTACTACCGGAAAAATAGCCTGGAAGCTGTCAGAAAGCATAATTGGAAATTAGTTTTCGAGCACCCCGGCCGGACATACGAAGGTTCGTTGCCAGGTAAAAATGGCCAGCCAGGCCCCAGTCCGGAAGACCATGTTTTTCCGAAGGCACTTTACGACCTTACGCGCGATCCCGGTGAAAGGTATAATGTACTGGATCAGCACCCTGATGTCGTAACCGACCTGGAAAGGATAGCAGAAGCTGCACGGGAAGACCTGGGAGACGATCTGCAGCAGCGGACAGGAAAAAATGCAAGACCGGCAGGTCAGGTGATGCGTTAA
- a CDS encoding arylsulfatase, producing MKIRFLFTICSAGCLLSLFSSAQPAKPARPNIVFILADDLGYGDVGFNGQKIIKTPNIDRLAGEGMIFSQFYAGTSVCAPSRSSLLTGQHTGHTYIRGNKAVEPEGQHPIPDSVTTVAEILKKSGYKTAAFGKWGLGPVGSEGEPGKQGFDLFYGYNCQSLAHRYYPNHLWENNRKIVLEANQNLMYQKEYAPDLIQKQALQFVEEQDGRQPFFLFLPYILPHAELLVPDDSIFQQYKGKFEEKFHKGIDYGRNATKGGYASQEYPRATFAAMVARLDIYVGQVLQKLKEKGLDKNTLIIFTSDNGPHIEGGADPKFFNSGGGFRGVKRDLYEGGIREPFAARWPGVIKPGSKSDYIGAFWDILPTFAELAQAATPRGIDGISFTDALKGRPGQKKHGYLYWEFHEQGGKQAVRQGNWKAVRLKAAGNPDALVELYDLSKDPAETTNLTPQFPDKAKELGQIMNRAHVASTVFPFGSLATN from the coding sequence ATGAAGATCAGATTTCTCTTCACGATATGTTCTGCTGGTTGCTTGCTGTCCCTGTTTTCGTCGGCACAGCCAGCTAAGCCTGCTCGTCCCAATATTGTTTTTATACTCGCAGATGACCTGGGTTACGGAGATGTCGGTTTCAATGGGCAGAAAATAATTAAGACGCCGAATATTGATCGCCTGGCTGGCGAAGGGATGATTTTTTCACAGTTTTATGCGGGGACTTCGGTCTGCGCCCCTTCGCGGTCTTCTCTGCTCACGGGACAGCATACCGGTCACACTTACATCCGCGGAAACAAGGCGGTCGAACCGGAGGGACAGCACCCTATTCCCGACTCGGTTACCACGGTAGCGGAAATTTTAAAGAAGTCGGGTTATAAGACTGCGGCTTTTGGTAAATGGGGACTTGGGCCGGTCGGTTCCGAAGGGGAGCCTGGCAAACAGGGTTTTGACCTGTTTTACGGTTACAACTGCCAAAGCCTCGCACACCGGTACTATCCAAATCACCTTTGGGAAAATAACCGGAAAATCGTGCTGGAAGCTAACCAGAATCTGATGTATCAAAAGGAATACGCGCCGGACCTGATCCAAAAGCAGGCATTGCAATTTGTTGAAGAGCAGGATGGCCGTCAACCGTTTTTTCTGTTTCTGCCGTATATCCTGCCGCATGCCGAGCTTCTTGTTCCCGACGACAGTATCTTCCAGCAATACAAAGGCAAGTTTGAAGAGAAATTTCATAAGGGAATTGATTATGGACGGAATGCGACAAAGGGCGGTTATGCTTCTCAGGAATATCCCCGGGCCACATTTGCCGCAATGGTCGCCCGGCTGGATATATATGTAGGGCAGGTGTTGCAAAAGCTGAAAGAAAAAGGCCTGGACAAGAATACGCTGATCATTTTTACGAGTGACAACGGTCCGCATATTGAAGGAGGCGCCGATCCTAAATTTTTCAACAGCGGCGGCGGTTTCAGAGGAGTGAAGCGCGATTTATATGAAGGGGGGATCCGGGAGCCTTTTGCTGCGCGCTGGCCCGGCGTGATTAAGCCGGGTTCAAAAAGTGATTATATCGGCGCTTTCTGGGATATATTGCCCACATTCGCTGAACTGGCCCAGGCGGCAACTCCGCGAGGTATTGACGGGATTTCTTTTACCGATGCATTAAAAGGAAGGCCGGGTCAGAAAAAGCACGGATACTTGTACTGGGAGTTTCATGAGCAAGGCGGCAAGCAGGCAGTCAGGCAGGGTAACTGGAAGGCGGTCAGGCTGAAAGCAGCGGGTAACCCCGACGCATTGGTTGAGCTGTATGATCTTTCAAAAGATCCTGCGGAAACCACCAATCTCACCCCGCAATTTCCCGACAAAGCCAAAGAGCTCGGCCAGATCATGAACCGCGCCCACGTAGCATCGACTGTGTTTCCTTTTGGGAGTTTGGCGACGAATTGA
- a CDS encoding aminotransferase-like domain-containing protein codes for MIDFRFNYPLSKSQHDILTGVFADVNAEEANFRMAPVGGAEDDREIAAGWLSRPGHEISADNTYIAGGGHNAMTSILLGTRLSGKVIVTDSITYNGFKALAGMLNVTLVPCPFDDEGMLPDALEGICSQTDVKAVYLMPTIHNPLCIVMPEKRRLEIVEVARKFDLILIDDDAYGFLEPQQPLTFAHLAPERSFYIYSFAKPLAAGLKSSYIAAPSKWHHNLVEGIRISSSGASTLMTKLVGKLVDSGAADRIIEEKRAEGALRQKIVSEILEGQTYISHKNSFHLWIPLAPDMNVTAFEGVLKNAGVEVVTSLAYQVEKDSGNNGFRVSLGNVESHSQIRTGLEIIAEALRKRYPIKSTPIPPQA; via the coding sequence ATGATTGACTTTCGCTTCAACTATCCTCTTTCTAAATCGCAGCACGACATTCTGACCGGAGTTTTTGCGGACGTTAACGCTGAAGAAGCGAATTTTCGAATGGCACCGGTAGGGGGAGCAGAGGACGATAGGGAAATTGCTGCAGGCTGGTTGTCACGGCCGGGCCACGAAATAAGCGCTGATAACACATACATTGCCGGAGGCGGGCATAATGCGATGACTTCTATATTGCTGGGTACCAGACTTTCTGGAAAAGTTATCGTAACTGACTCTATTACCTACAATGGATTTAAGGCATTAGCAGGGATGTTGAATGTAACCCTTGTTCCCTGTCCGTTTGATGATGAAGGGATGCTGCCGGATGCATTGGAGGGTATTTGTAGTCAGACTGATGTAAAGGCAGTCTATTTGATGCCGACCATTCATAATCCTTTATGCATTGTTATGCCTGAGAAACGGCGGTTGGAAATCGTCGAAGTGGCAAGAAAATTTGATTTAATACTTATCGACGACGATGCCTACGGTTTTCTGGAACCGCAGCAGCCACTAACCTTTGCCCATCTCGCGCCTGAGAGAAGTTTTTATATTTACAGCTTTGCAAAACCGCTGGCAGCCGGACTGAAATCCTCATACATCGCGGCGCCTTCCAAATGGCATCATAACCTGGTTGAGGGGATACGTATTTCAAGCAGTGGCGCGTCCACGTTGATGACGAAACTGGTCGGTAAACTAGTTGATAGCGGAGCCGCGGATCGTATTATTGAGGAGAAACGCGCAGAAGGTGCGTTGCGGCAAAAGATAGTAAGTGAAATTTTGGAAGGACAAACATACATTTCTCACAAAAACAGTTTTCATCTTTGGATCCCGCTTGCGCCTGATATGAATGTAACTGCATTTGAAGGTGTGTTGAAAAACGCTGGCGTCGAGGTCGTCACGAGCCTGGCGTATCAGGTTGAAAAGGATTCAGGAAACAATGGTTTTCGGGTATCGCTGGGTAATGTAGAGAGCCATTCCCAGATCCGGACCGGATTGGAAATTATCGCCGAAGCCCTGAGAAAACGCTATCCAATTAAATCAACCCCAATCCCGCCGCAAGCTTGA
- a CDS encoding response regulator, whose protein sequence is MSIKILIVDDHPLVLEGLKSLLTDCEGIVVTGTASNAIDAISFLKNNEVDIAFLDINLPDISGIDLCKKIKEQFPTVKTLALSTFNERAYVSRMIQNGASGYLIKSSGKEDILEAIRQVQAGGYFMNVNFDQATSSAPPKTVPFLTRREKEVLILIAEGLTNPQIAEQLFVSVTTVNTHRQNLLMKFEVSNTASLIKLAAGLGLI, encoded by the coding sequence ATGAGCATCAAGATCCTGATTGTTGACGACCATCCGCTGGTATTGGAAGGTTTGAAATCGTTGCTTACCGATTGTGAAGGTATTGTAGTAACAGGAACTGCCTCCAATGCGATCGATGCAATTTCATTCCTGAAAAACAATGAGGTAGATATTGCCTTTTTGGATATCAATCTGCCCGATATTAGCGGGATTGACCTTTGCAAAAAAATCAAAGAGCAATTCCCTACTGTGAAAACACTCGCATTAAGCACATTTAATGAGCGGGCTTATGTTTCGAGAATGATCCAGAACGGTGCATCGGGATATTTGATAAAGAGTTCGGGAAAGGAAGATATCCTGGAAGCGATCAGGCAGGTGCAGGCAGGCGGTTATTTTATGAATGTTAATTTTGATCAGGCCACTTCTTCGGCACCACCCAAGACGGTCCCTTTTTTAACAAGGCGGGAAAAAGAAGTTTTGATTTTAATCGCCGAAGGCCTGACCAACCCGCAGATCGCCGAGCAACTTTTCGTCAGCGTCACCACGGTGAATACGCACCGTCAGAACCTGTTAATGAAGTTTGAAGTATCGAACACCGCCTCTTTGATCAAGCTTGCGGCGGGATTGGGGTTGATTTAA
- a CDS encoding tetratricopeptide repeat-containing sensor histidine kinase, with translation MKSVLKAAFFILLCLDAAAQNSDKNAILKRIQSSKQDTNLVLAYIEYGQFYENENLDSAGKYYLRARDLSKKLRYPTGNFKFITNYTYILNLKGKFDEALTLNKESLVIAQEMKNQLNIAKSQANIAASYTYLGNFTEAVKYYQQSADNLEKIGAKQYLPRLYVNIGSAFEHANLFEKSLTYKQKAVALARQQKDSLQLADLITNIGNTYFNLKRYKEGEINFKEGLVIAQNVGSEIFVSQAYIGLCRVNRVLKKLDKAREYGEKGLGLARKSGNVFLEMESLRALMYVAEENDQPELSAQYTEQALKIAEENKMTDQLIELYDDYATDLSRQNKHKLAYDYLMKYVLLNDSIQGADVQKQLQELDTKYETAQKEKQIVILENEKQTRNTLIYGLTGGLLVLVVIAVLIYRNIVIRKRIAEKEVMQLQQEKQLVATNSILKGQEEERTRVARDLHDGLGGLLSGIKLTLNSVKGNVILPEESALTFTRALNQLDGAIGEMRRVAHSMMPEALVRFGLIDALTDFCDGISTSGSLKVTMQHFGLEKRLDSSVEIVLYRIVQELLNNVLKYAEATEVQIQLTRVEGTVSLTVEDNGKGFDLGKLEQNKGAGIRNVQARVDYLNGRLDIQSAPGEGTSVLVEIEV, from the coding sequence ATGAAATCAGTTTTAAAAGCAGCATTTTTCATCCTGCTATGCCTGGATGCAGCCGCGCAGAACAGTGATAAAAATGCGATTTTGAAACGCATTCAATCCAGCAAACAGGATACCAATCTCGTCCTCGCATACATTGAATACGGGCAGTTCTACGAAAATGAAAACCTCGACAGCGCGGGTAAATACTATCTGCGCGCACGGGACCTGAGTAAAAAACTGCGGTATCCCACCGGCAATTTCAAGTTCATTACAAATTATACATACATCCTCAATCTGAAAGGAAAGTTTGACGAGGCGCTGACATTAAATAAGGAAAGTCTGGTGATCGCGCAGGAAATGAAGAACCAGCTGAATATTGCGAAGAGCCAGGCCAATATAGCCGCCAGCTACACCTATCTGGGCAATTTCACAGAGGCCGTCAAATATTATCAGCAATCGGCCGATAACCTGGAAAAAATCGGGGCGAAGCAGTATCTGCCGCGGCTGTATGTCAATATCGGGTCGGCATTCGAGCACGCAAACCTTTTCGAAAAATCGCTGACCTATAAGCAAAAGGCAGTGGCACTGGCCCGGCAGCAGAAAGACAGTCTGCAACTCGCTGATCTGATCACCAACATTGGCAACACCTACTTCAATCTGAAACGATACAAGGAGGGTGAGATTAATTTCAAGGAGGGCCTTGTGATCGCTCAGAATGTAGGATCGGAAATATTTGTGAGCCAGGCCTATATCGGCTTGTGCCGGGTTAACCGGGTGCTCAAAAAGCTGGATAAGGCCAGAGAGTATGGCGAAAAGGGACTTGGCCTGGCCAGAAAATCAGGTAATGTATTCCTGGAAATGGAATCACTGCGGGCGTTGATGTATGTAGCCGAAGAAAATGACCAGCCCGAACTATCGGCCCAATACACCGAACAGGCACTTAAGATCGCCGAGGAAAATAAAATGACGGACCAACTGATCGAGCTCTATGACGATTATGCAACCGACCTGAGCCGGCAAAACAAACATAAACTGGCTTATGATTACCTGATGAAATATGTGCTTCTCAACGATTCTATTCAGGGCGCCGACGTTCAGAAACAGCTTCAGGAGCTGGACACCAAATATGAAACTGCACAGAAAGAGAAACAGATCGTCATTCTTGAAAACGAAAAACAGACGCGCAATACACTAATATACGGCCTTACCGGCGGCCTGCTCGTGCTCGTGGTGATCGCTGTGCTCATTTACAGGAACATTGTGATTAGAAAACGGATCGCTGAAAAGGAGGTAATGCAGCTGCAACAGGAAAAGCAGCTTGTCGCTACCAACTCTATTTTGAAGGGCCAGGAAGAAGAACGCACCCGCGTGGCCCGCGACCTGCATGACGGTCTTGGCGGGTTATTATCAGGTATTAAATTAACACTTAATTCCGTGAAAGGAAATGTAATCCTGCCCGAGGAAAGCGCCCTGACGTTTACCCGCGCACTTAACCAACTCGATGGAGCGATCGGTGAAATGCGCCGGGTTGCACACAGTATGATGCCCGAAGCGCTTGTCCGTTTCGGGTTGATCGACGCATTGACCGATTTTTGCGACGGTATCAGCACTTCCGGCTCCTTAAAAGTGACCATGCAGCATTTCGGACTTGAAAAACGGCTGGATTCTTCCGTGGAGATCGTGCTGTACCGCATTGTTCAGGAGCTTTTAAATAACGTCCTTAAATATGCTGAGGCGACAGAAGTGCAGATCCAGCTGACCAGGGTGGAGGGAACCGTAAGCCTCACGGTTGAGGATAATGGTAAAGGATTTGACCTGGGCAAGCTCGAACAGAACAAGGGAGCGGGAATACGGAATGTGCAGGCAAGGGTAGATTATTTAAATGGCCGGCTTGATATTCAGTCCGCGCCTGGGGAAGGCACTTCGGTCCTTGTTGAAATTGAAGTGTAA
- a CDS encoding peptidoglycan DD-metalloendopeptidase family protein has product MRTLKSYLLVVLMIGMLASCKPVPVSHWFPVTPQEHYERDLLRAKMEKTVAGQTWFRVGEAVLSDSVLSVAPYKERFFLGDSVPAQAIRLDIPEGRKLVITPNREDGDTISRLFVELYKVKRNGKAQRLDYLRQDGNSLTYINHEKDTLLLRMQTGLNEKLAVSLSLSTLPSLAFPVAGRGMRDVISFWGADRDGGIRSHEGIDIRAKRGTPVVASESGFVTQAGTNNLGGKVVFLSSLSNPYSLYYAHLDSQLVSAGQRVTLGDTLGLVGNTGNAITTSPHLHFGIYQRGEGPVNPLPFIDDRLEKSPGLPEISEWFGDTVSLKRKANLFTSAQFQKNGLIRTLPANTVVRVIGEMSKGYRVQLDDGTKGYIPTVPLQQYHRQPVQSTAAISEQRVMQK; this is encoded by the coding sequence ATGAGAACCTTGAAGAGCTATTTGCTGGTGGTGTTGATGATCGGGATGCTGGCCTCGTGTAAGCCGGTGCCGGTTTCGCACTGGTTCCCGGTGACGCCTCAGGAACATTACGAGCGGGATTTACTGCGCGCAAAAATGGAGAAAACTGTGGCAGGGCAAACCTGGTTCAGGGTTGGGGAAGCTGTGTTGAGCGATTCGGTACTTTCGGTTGCCCCTTACAAAGAGCGTTTTTTCCTGGGAGATTCGGTTCCCGCCCAGGCAATCCGGCTCGACATTCCCGAAGGACGAAAACTTGTTATTACACCCAATCGGGAAGACGGCGACACGATCAGCCGCCTTTTCGTTGAATTGTACAAAGTAAAACGCAATGGTAAAGCCCAGCGCCTTGACTACCTGCGCCAGGACGGAAATTCCCTGACATATATTAACCATGAAAAGGACACGCTGCTGCTGAGGATGCAAACGGGCCTGAATGAAAAGCTGGCTGTATCGCTCTCTCTGTCGACCCTGCCATCACTCGCGTTTCCGGTCGCCGGTCGCGGTATGCGTGATGTTATCAGTTTTTGGGGGGCCGATCGTGATGGCGGGATACGGTCACACGAGGGTATTGATATTCGTGCGAAAAGAGGTACCCCCGTCGTCGCTTCAGAAAGTGGTTTTGTAACGCAGGCGGGAACAAATAACCTTGGCGGAAAAGTGGTATTTCTGTCTTCTCTGTCAAATCCATATTCGCTCTATTACGCGCACCTGGACAGCCAGCTGGTTTCTGCCGGACAGCGTGTTACGTTGGGTGATACGCTCGGACTAGTGGGTAATACCGGCAATGCAATTACAACTTCCCCCCACCTGCATTTCGGCATTTACCAGCGCGGCGAGGGGCCGGTTAACCCTCTGCCCTTTATTGATGACCGGCTGGAAAAATCACCCGGTTTGCCGGAAATCTCCGAGTGGTTTGGAGATACGGTTTCTTTAAAGAGAAAGGCTAACCTTTTTACATCCGCACAATTTCAAAAAAACGGGCTGATCCGCACACTTCCTGCAAATACTGTTGTGCGGGTAATCGGCGAAATGTCGAAAGGCTACCGCGTTCAACTGGACGATGGAACAAAAGGTTATATTCCTACTGTACCGTTACAGCAATATCATCGGCAGCCCGTCCAAAGCACAGCAGCTATATCAGAGCAAAGGGTCATGCAAAAATAA
- a CDS encoding GlxA family transcriptional regulator translates to MVQLGLLITNRHRLLSVAAILDVFESVNIFCQGAGQEPFFNITLFSPEKEPAQFNGSYQMQPIAGAPRQDLVLVPAFGAGDLKSSIYANQMCIPWLVDQHKKGAELASFCTGAFLLAAGGLLNGRKATTHIDSAQALATNFPDVIMESDCVVTDDKGIYTSGGATSSFHLMLYLIQHYCGKELTLRTAKMFAIDMDREQQTYFGTFSPPQNHGDGLVNLAQQKIEKEYQDGSTIETLIQDIPASRRNVVRRFKQAIGVTPIEYLQRTRIEAAKKLLAQTDQSVLEVMLNSGYNDLKSFRQLFKKSTGVTPKEYRDKFNIARLESNARLDRRVVGAAY, encoded by the coding sequence ATGGTACAATTAGGTCTTTTGATTACGAATAGGCATCGCCTGCTAAGCGTGGCGGCTATTCTCGATGTTTTTGAATCAGTCAACATCTTTTGCCAGGGTGCGGGGCAAGAGCCATTTTTTAATATTACGCTTTTTTCACCCGAAAAGGAGCCAGCCCAATTTAATGGATCTTATCAGATGCAGCCTATTGCCGGAGCTCCCCGGCAGGACCTGGTCCTGGTGCCTGCATTCGGCGCAGGTGACCTGAAAAGTTCGATTTACGCGAATCAGATGTGTATTCCCTGGCTGGTGGATCAACATAAAAAAGGTGCTGAGCTGGCAAGTTTTTGTACCGGGGCATTCTTGCTGGCCGCAGGAGGATTGTTGAATGGCCGCAAAGCCACCACACATATTGATTCCGCCCAGGCACTGGCAACCAATTTCCCCGATGTGATCATGGAAAGCGATTGCGTGGTGACCGATGACAAGGGGATATACACGAGCGGTGGGGCAACCAGCAGTTTTCACCTCATGCTTTACCTGATCCAGCATTATTGCGGAAAAGAACTTACGCTGCGCACTGCTAAAATGTTCGCGATCGATATGGACCGCGAGCAGCAGACTTATTTCGGTACGTTTTCTCCGCCCCAGAATCATGGTGACGGCCTGGTAAATCTTGCCCAGCAAAAAATCGAAAAAGAATACCAGGACGGAAGCACGATCGAAACGCTGATCCAGGATATTCCGGCCAGCCGCCGCAATGTGGTTCGCCGGTTTAAACAGGCAATTGGCGTAACGCCGATCGAGTATCTGCAACGTACGAGGATTGAAGCTGCCAAAAAGCTGCTCGCCCAGACGGACCAGAGCGTGCTCGAAGTAATGCTTAATTCGGGTTATAACGACCTGAAATCTTTCAGGCAACTATTTAAGAAAAGTACCGGCGTGACGCCGAAAGAATACCGCGATAAATTCAATATCGCCCGGCTGGAAAGCAACGCCCGGCTCGACCGGCGAGTGGTAGGAGCAGCATATTAG